GACGCTGGGGAAGGCGGCCAGCACGGCGTCGCGCGCCGGGCCGACGTAGCGCACCATGCCGGCGCCGGCGTGCAGCGCGCCGCCCACCCCGAGCAGCGCGGCGCCGGGGTAGCCCGCTGAGCCTGTGTCGATCCCGACCACGCCGCGGGAGTACTTGTCGCTGAGCGGGCCGGGCCAGGGGTACCAGGCGCGCAGGTCGTCGGCGGTGACCAGCCAGGTGTCGGTGGCGGGCGGCTCGACGCCGATGTCGACGAGGTCGACCCGCCCGCACGCGGACGCCGCGGGTTGGGCCACCTGGGCGAGCTTGCGCGCGATGAACGTCACCGTCACGTCGGCGACGAAGCTGGGATGGGCCCGCGCCGAGTCGGCGACCAGGCCGCTGGGCAGGTCGACGCTCACGACCGGCACGGACGCCTCCGCCGCGGCCCGCGCGACCGCCAGGGCGGCGTCCGGCAGGCCGGGGCGGCCGCCGAGCCCCGACAGCCCGTCGAGGACGACGCCCACCCCGGTGGCGTACAGCAGCGCCGCCGCCGCGTCGATCACGACGGCGCCCTCGCCGAGCGCGGCCGCGAGGCCGTCCTCGTGGGTGCGGTCGGCGACGGGCCAGACCCACAGCGGGACGCGGCGGCCCAGCAGGTCCGACAGTTCCGCGGCGGCGAACAGCGCGTCGCCCGCGTTGTTGCCGGGACCCGCGACCACCAGGACGCCCCACGACTCGCGCCCGGCGAGTTGCGCGGCGGCGGCGCGGGCGACGGCGGCCGCGGCGCGCCCCATCAGGTCGCCGCGTGGGTGGGCGTCGAACCAGGACTGCTCGGCCGCGCGGATCCCGGCGGCGGTGGCGATCGGCTCCATGGCCGCACCCTACGACGGGCGGACGCCGCGGGCGGCCCCGTCCGGCGCGGCGCTCACCAGGGGACGCCGAGGATGGCGGAGGCCCCGCCCGCCGCTGTGCTCACCAGGGGACGCCGAGGGTGGCGGCCGCCACGCCCAGCGCGGCGCCCACGATCAGCGCCGGCCCCATCGGGACGTCGGCCTTCGGGTCGCGGGTCCGCACCAGGACGCCGACCGCGACCAGCCCGTGCAGCACCACCCCGGCGACGAGCCCCACGCCGACGGCGTCCCAGCCGAACCAGCCGAGCACGGCGCCGAGCAGGAGCGCGAGCTTCACGTCGCCGAAGCCGAGCATGCCGCGGGCCAGCAGGGCGGCCACGTAGAACCCGACGAACAGCACCACGGCGGCCAGGCGGCTCGCTGGTGGTGCGCGGGGCCGTCGACAGCCCGTGGCGCGAGGCCGCCGCCGCGATGGGCGTCCCGCTGGCCCCGCGGTTCGAGGCCGCCGGCGTGACGCTCACGCCGGTCAAGCCCGAGTTGCCGATCGCGCGGCCCGACCTCACCCCGATCATCGCGGCCGCGGCGGGGGCGCTCGCGGCGGTGCTGGCCCTGGTCGGCGTGGTGGTGGCGCTGCTGCGGCGGCGTCCGAAGCTGCACGGCTCGCTGGCGATCGCCCGCCAGGGCGCGACGGTGCGGGAGTTCGTGCTGGACGCGCCGACGGTCGACCTGGCGCGCGCCTGGCCCGGGGCCGGCCTCACCGGCACGCTGCGGCCCGCGACGTCCCGCGACGGCGTCGAGGCCGTCAGGGTGGTCGCGCGGGCCGGCGGCCAGAAGGTGCGCACCGTGCTGCGCGACGACGAGGCCGTCAACGTGGGCGAGTTGACGCTGCGCTGGACCGCGCAGCGCACCCGCACCCTGGAGATGGTGAACGAGGGGCTGTGACCCCGGCGCCGCGGCGCCGGGGCCCGCGGCTCACCGCAGGATGGCGCTGTTGAGCCACTCCTCGTTGGCGCCCAGGCCCTCCACCAGCGGGATCGCCTGGTGGCTGAGCCGTGCCGACAGGTCGAGCACCTGCTGGCTGATCGCCTTGGCGCGGGTGCTGTCGATGCGCTCGTGCTCCAGCAGCCAGCCCTTGTTCTCCTCCAGCACCGTCAGCGCGTACAGGTCGCACACCTGGATCAGCACCGACTTCACGTACGGGTCGCCCACGGCCTCGATGCCGGCGATGAACGCCTCCAGCACCACCCGGTCGGTGTGGGCGCGCGCCGCCGCCAGCATGTGCTCCTGGCAGGCGTTGATGGCCGTGAACGAGTCCTCGGTGGACGCCTTGCCCGCCGCCCGCATCCGCTTGGCCAGCCCCTCCAGGGTGTGGCGCTCGCGGTCCTCGAACATCTGGACGTGCCAGCCGCGGGAGGTGAGCTGCGCCGACTCGGGGCGGCGCGCCGCGCTCGCGACGAGCCGGTCGATGACGGCTCGGGCGGTCGTCCGCTCCAGGACCGTCTCGCCGACCATGCGGGCCGTGGCCTGCGCGGTGCCGCGCAGGTCCATGTCGCCCCAGGTCTGCTTGTAGCCCTGCAGCAGCGACTTGGCGACGAGCTGCAGCAGCACCGTGTTGTCGCCCTCGAACGTGGCGAACACGTCGGCGTCCTGCCGCAGCATCGTGAGGCCGTTCTCGCTCATGTAGCCCGCCCCGCCGCACGCCTCGCGGCACACCTGGATGGTGTCGTTGGCCCAGCGCGTCAGCACGGCCTTCATGGCGGCGGCGCGGCTCTCCAGCTCGCGGGAGGCCTTCGGGTCGGAGCCCGCGGCGTCCGTGACGCGCTGCAGTTGGTCCATCAGCTCGTTCATGGCGAAGCCGTAGGCGTAGGCCTTGGCGATGTTGGGCAGCAGCTTGCGCTGGTGGGTCTGGTAGTCCAGCAGGCGGATCTCCTCGCCGAGGCCCGGCGCGCGGAACTGGGTGCGCTTCGTGGCGTACCGGGTCGCGATCGACAGCGCCTTGCGCGCCGCGGACGCCGCCCCGCCGCCCACGCAGATCCGGCCGCGGACCAGCGTGCCGAGCATCGTGAAGAAGCGGGCGTTCTTGCTGGCGATCGCCGACTCGTAGACGCCCTCGTCGTTGACGCCGCCGTAGCGGTTCAGCAGCTGGCGGCGCGGGATCCGGACGTGGTCGAAGGCCAGGGTGCCGTTGTCGACGCCGAGCAGGCCGCCCTTGTGGCCCTGGTCGCCGATCGTGACGCCGGCCGCCGGGGTGAGGTCCTCCTCGCGGATCCGGACCATCGCCACGTGCACGCCCTGGTTCTCGCCGGCGACGAGGAGCTGGCCGAAGACCGCCGCCCACTTGCCGTCCTTGGCCGCGTTGCCGATGTAGGCCTTGCGGGCCGTCGGAGTGGGGGAGTCCACCTCGAACTCGTCGGTGTCGGGCAGGTAGGTGATGGTGGTCTCCAGCGACTGCACGTCGGAGCCGTGGCCGAGCTCGGTCATGGCGAAGCAGCCCGTGATCGAGCAGTCCATGGTGCCGGGCAGGTACGTCTCGTGGTGCCACTGGGTGCCCAGGTTGTTGATGGCGCCGCCGAACAGCCCGTGCTGCACGCCGGACTTGATCGTGAGGCTCAGGTCGCCCAGCGCGAGCATCTCGAACTGCGCCACGGAGTCTGCCTGGTTCCCGATCCCGCCCAGAGCGGCCGGGAAGCCCGCGACGAGGTGGCCGCGCTCCACGAGCGAGACCATCTGCGCCAGCGCCCACTCCCGGGCGGTCTCCAGGTCCCAGGTGGGGTCGCGCACGACGTCGGCGGCGGAGATGGTGTCGCGCCAGCGCTGCTTGAGGTCGTGGTAGCGGCCGTCCAGCGCGCGGCGCAGCGCCTCGCCGGTGGGCGAGACGCGTCCGGCTGCCGGCCGCGGGGCGGGCGCCCGTCCGGCGGGGGTGTCGGTGTGCGCGTCGTGGGTCGTGGTGGTCATGGGATCAGGACTCCTTCGTCGGTTCCATGGGTCGGGCCGTGGCGGGTTGGGCGTCGAACGCGGGCGTGAACAGGTCGCCGATGAAGGCGACGATGTCGGCGCGCGGGCGGCGCAGGTCGGTGAGGATCCAGCGGTCGGCCACCGCCCAGGTGAAGCCGACGACGCCGTGCCCCCAGGTGTTGGCCGGGGACGGATCCAGGTCGTGGGCGACCAGCCAGCGCGCGAGCGCCGCGGACACCTGGTCGCCGATGCGGTTGGTGATGCCGAGCACCGGGTCGGGGCTGCCCCCGGGCCGGTTGGTGACGAACCGGTAGATCTCGCCGTCCACCTCGACGACGCGCAGGTACGCGTCCGCGAGGCCGGTGACGAGTTCCTGCGGCGGGCGGTCGGTCGCCAGGGCGTCCGACAGGCTGCCCCAGATGAACGCGTGCACGGACTCGACCACGGCCTCGTACAGGCCGCTGCGGTCGCCGAAGTGCCGGTAGAAGACGGTCTTGGACGTGCCCGCCTCCGCGGCGATGTCGTCCATGCCGACGGCGTGGCCGTGCCGGCGGATCGCCCTGAGCGTCGCCTCGACGAGCTCGCGGCGACGCGTGGCGTTGTGCCGGGCCCACCGCGTGGTGCGGCCGTCAACCGAGGTCGTCATGCACAGCAGGGTATCCGACACTTCAAGTACCTGCTACCGTCGGTGTCGAACAATTTTTCTCATCGAGGAGACTCCATGGCTGAGCTGAACGCCGTCGTGGTCGGCGGCAACCGCACCCCGTTCGTCAAGGCCGGGGGCGCGTACGCGAAGGCGTCCAACGTGGACATGCTGACCGCGGCGATCGACGGCCTCGTGGCCCGGTTCGGCCTGGCGGGGGAGAAGATCGACGAGGTCGCCGCCGGCGCGGTGCTCAAGCACACCCGCGACTTCAACCTCACCCGCGAGGCGGTGCTCGGCTCGGCGTTGTCGCCGCACACGCCCGCCTGCGACCTGCAGCAGGCCTGCGGCACCGGCCTGGAGGCCGTCATCTACGCGTCCAACAAGATCCGGCTCGGCCAGGCCCGCACCGGCATCGCCGGCGGCGTCGACTCGGCCTCGGACGCCCCCATCGTCGTGAGCGAGGGCCTGCGGCACGCGCTGCTGCGCGCCAACCACGCCCGCTCGCTGCCCGAGCGCCTCAAGGCGCTGGCCGGCATCCGGCCCGTCGACCTGGCGCCCGTGCCGCC
Above is a window of Propioniciclava coleopterorum DNA encoding:
- a CDS encoding bifunctional ADP-dependent NAD(P)H-hydrate dehydratase/NAD(P)H-hydrate epimerase translates to MEPIATAAGIRAAEQSWFDAHPRGDLMGRAAAAVARAAAAQLAGRESWGVLVVAGPGNNAGDALFAAAELSDLLGRRVPLWVWPVADRTHEDGLAAALGEGAVVIDAAAALLYATGVGVVLDGLSGLGGRPGLPDAALAVARAAAEASVPVVSVDLPSGLVADSARAHPSFVADVTVTFIARKLAQVAQPAASACGRVDLVDIGVEPPATDTWLVTADDLRAWYPWPGPLSDKYSRGVVGIDTGSAGYPGAALLGVGGALHAGAGMVRYVGPARDAVLAAFPSVVAPLEGADPGRVQAWVCGSGWPDADPDRLARRLADGVPTVLDAGALAALPAALPDGSLLTPHAGELARLLGVPRADVEAEPIEHARDAAARTGAHVLLKGATQYSVAPDGGVLIAEPGPAWTATAGSGDTLAGIAGTLLAAGLDPWRAGALAASLQARAAHALPGPRTPEEVATRGLPDAIVALQH
- a CDS encoding acyl-CoA dehydrogenase: MTTTTHDAHTDTPAGRAPAPRPAAGRVSPTGEALRRALDGRYHDLKQRWRDTISAADVVRDPTWDLETAREWALAQMVSLVERGHLVAGFPAALGGIGNQADSVAQFEMLALGDLSLTIKSGVQHGLFGGAINNLGTQWHHETYLPGTMDCSITGCFAMTELGHGSDVQSLETTITYLPDTDEFEVDSPTPTARKAYIGNAAKDGKWAAVFGQLLVAGENQGVHVAMVRIREEDLTPAAGVTIGDQGHKGGLLGVDNGTLAFDHVRIPRRQLLNRYGGVNDEGVYESAIASKNARFFTMLGTLVRGRICVGGGAASAARKALSIATRYATKRTQFRAPGLGEEIRLLDYQTHQRKLLPNIAKAYAYGFAMNELMDQLQRVTDAAGSDPKASRELESRAAAMKAVLTRWANDTIQVCREACGGAGYMSENGLTMLRQDADVFATFEGDNTVLLQLVAKSLLQGYKQTWGDMDLRGTAQATARMVGETVLERTTARAVIDRLVASAARRPESAQLTSRGWHVQMFEDRERHTLEGLAKRMRAAGKASTEDSFTAINACQEHMLAAARAHTDRVVLEAFIAGIEAVGDPYVKSVLIQVCDLYALTVLEENKGWLLEHERIDSTRAKAISQQVLDLSARLSHQAIPLVEGLGANEEWLNSAILR
- a CDS encoding TetR/AcrR family transcriptional regulator; amino-acid sequence: MTTSVDGRTTRWARHNATRRRELVEATLRAIRRHGHAVGMDDIAAEAGTSKTVFYRHFGDRSGLYEAVVESVHAFIWGSLSDALATDRPPQELVTGLADAYLRVVEVDGEIYRFVTNRPGGSPDPVLGITNRIGDQVSAALARWLVAHDLDPSPANTWGHGVVGFTWAVADRWILTDLRRPRADIVAFIGDLFTPAFDAQPATARPMEPTKES